One Jannaschia sp. GRR-S6-38 genomic window carries:
- a CDS encoding DUF4159 domain-containing protein produces MNGLGNLAFTAPLLLLALVLLPILWWLLRAVPPAPIRRRFPGIVLLLGLKDDESQTATTPWWLLMLRMLALAAVILGFAGPVLNPRAAGTGTGPLVVVMDASWASARDWPARIARVEAMLRDAARAGRVAAVLPLADPLPETLPLQSAEAWIGRLPSIRPRPWAPDYAALEGYDMGGAELVWVSDGLDRPGRDALAARVIDSGRPVLGLTPARYADGLIALTVLRSGDVGARTMPIRAIGPGPSGALTELAVAEMDFAAGASEAELELSLPPELRNRVQRFEIAGERAAGAVSLTDDSLARREVALLTQAGDEAQDLLSPLYYLRNALEPTADLIEGDLETLLPAQPDVLVLADVARLSPAETAQVEDWVRDGGLLLRFAGPTLAASDLSRSEEATLMPVRLRSGGRSIGGTLSWGEPKTLRPFDEASPFFGLAIPEDVTVSSQVVAQPDPTLSDRAIAALADGTPLVTRKPLGQGQVVLFHVTANAEWSTLPLSGLFVQMLERLAVSTRPARPEVEELEGTTWVPRVVLDGFGTARDAGTMAGVPGEALASPEPSAELPPGLYEGPGQSLAVNVLDTGDTLAPARYPAGTVVEGLERAPETDLMPPLLALAMILLAVDALASLWLGGRLRRGATGAAAVALAALLAQGPGPAQAQAEPIPGEVVLAHVVTGDARTDEVALAGLTGLSAVLTARTSVEPDLPRGVDLETDELAFYPLLYWPVTADQPIPSDAAYARLNRYLRGGGMIVFDTRDADLGGFGSTSPASQRLRDIAAPLDIPPLEPLPEDHVMTRSFYLLQDFPGRYNSREVWVEASPDTPPVEGMPFRELNDGVTPVVIGANDWAAAWAVDDAGRTLLPIGRGFAGEQQREIAYRFGVNLVMHVLSGNYKSDQVHVPALLDRLGN; encoded by the coding sequence GTGAACGGCCTCGGAAACCTCGCCTTCACGGCGCCGCTGCTGCTGCTGGCGCTGGTTCTGCTGCCGATCCTGTGGTGGCTGCTGCGCGCGGTGCCGCCCGCGCCGATCCGGCGGCGCTTTCCGGGCATCGTGCTTCTGCTGGGCCTGAAGGACGACGAGAGCCAGACCGCGACCACGCCCTGGTGGCTGCTGATGCTGCGGATGCTGGCGCTGGCGGCGGTGATCCTGGGCTTCGCGGGCCCGGTTCTGAACCCGCGCGCGGCGGGCACGGGGACCGGGCCGCTGGTGGTGGTGATGGACGCCTCCTGGGCCTCGGCGCGCGACTGGCCGGCGCGGATCGCGCGGGTCGAGGCGATGCTGCGCGACGCGGCGCGTGCCGGGCGCGTGGCCGCCGTGCTGCCGCTGGCCGACCCGCTGCCCGAGACGCTGCCGCTGCAATCCGCCGAGGCCTGGATCGGGCGGCTGCCTTCGATCCGGCCGCGCCCCTGGGCGCCGGATTATGCGGCGCTGGAGGGCTACGACATGGGCGGGGCCGAGCTGGTCTGGGTGTCCGACGGGCTGGACCGGCCGGGACGCGACGCGCTGGCGGCCCGCGTGATCGACAGCGGGCGGCCGGTGCTGGGCCTGACGCCGGCGCGCTATGCCGACGGGCTGATCGCGCTGACCGTGTTGCGGTCGGGCGACGTGGGCGCGCGGACGATGCCGATCCGGGCCATCGGGCCGGGGCCGTCGGGCGCGCTGACCGAACTGGCGGTGGCCGAGATGGACTTCGCCGCGGGCGCGTCGGAGGCGGAGCTGGAGCTGTCGCTGCCGCCCGAACTGCGCAACCGCGTGCAGCGCTTCGAGATCGCGGGCGAACGCGCGGCCGGGGCGGTCAGCCTGACCGATGACAGCCTCGCGCGGCGCGAGGTGGCGCTGCTGACGCAGGCGGGGGACGAAGCGCAGGACCTGCTCTCGCCGCTCTACTACCTGCGCAATGCGCTGGAGCCGACCGCCGACCTGATCGAGGGCGACCTGGAGACGCTGCTGCCCGCGCAGCCCGATGTCCTGGTGCTGGCCGACGTGGCGCGGCTGTCGCCCGCCGAGACCGCGCAGGTCGAGGATTGGGTGCGCGACGGCGGGCTTCTGCTGCGCTTCGCCGGACCGACGCTCGCGGCCTCGGACCTGAGCCGGTCGGAGGAGGCCACGCTGATGCCGGTGCGGCTACGCTCCGGCGGGCGGTCGATCGGCGGCACGCTGAGCTGGGGCGAGCCCAAGACGCTGCGGCCCTTCGACGAGGCCTCGCCCTTCTTCGGGCTGGCGATCCCCGAGGACGTCACCGTGTCGAGTCAGGTCGTGGCGCAGCCCGACCCGACCCTGTCGGACCGCGCGATCGCCGCGCTGGCCGACGGCACGCCGCTGGTCACCCGCAAGCCGCTGGGACAGGGGCAGGTGGTGCTGTTCCACGTCACCGCCAACGCGGAATGGTCGACGCTGCCGCTGTCGGGCCTGTTTGTGCAGATGCTGGAGCGGCTCGCCGTCTCGACCCGCCCCGCGCGGCCCGAGGTCGAGGAGCTGGAGGGCACGACATGGGTGCCGCGCGTGGTGCTGGACGGGTTCGGAACGGCGCGGGACGCGGGCACCATGGCGGGCGTGCCGGGCGAGGCGCTGGCCAGCCCGGAGCCGTCGGCGGAGCTGCCGCCCGGGCTCTACGAGGGTCCGGGGCAGAGCTTGGCGGTCAACGTGCTCGACACCGGCGACACGCTCGCGCCGGCCCGCTACCCGGCGGGCACGGTGGTCGAAGGGCTGGAGCGCGCGCCCGAGACCGACCTGATGCCGCCGCTGCTGGCGCTGGCGATGATCCTGCTGGCCGTCGATGCGCTGGCCTCGCTCTGGCTGGGCGGGCGGCTGCGCCGGGGCGCCACGGGCGCCGCGGCCGTCGCGCTGGCCGCCCTTCTGGCGCAGGGGCCGGGACCCGCGCAGGCGCAGGCCGAGCCGATCCCCGGCGAGGTCGTGCTGGCCCATGTCGTGACCGGCGACGCGCGCACCGACGAGGTGGCGTTGGCCGGGCTGACGGGGCTGTCGGCGGTGCTGACCGCGCGCACCTCGGTCGAGCCGGACCTGCCGCGCGGCGTGGATCTCGAGACCGACGAGCTGGCCTTCTACCCGCTGCTCTACTGGCCGGTGACCGCCGATCAGCCGATCCCTTCGGACGCGGCCTATGCCCGGCTCAACCGCTACCTGCGGGGCGGCGGCATGATCGTCTTCGACACGCGCGACGCGGATCTGGGGGGCTTCGGCTCGACCTCGCCGGCGAGCCAGCGGCTGCGCGACATCGCCGCGCCGCTGGACATCCCGCCGCTGGAGCCGCTGCCCGAGGATCACGTGATGACGCGCAGCTTCTACCTGCTGCAGGACTTCCCGGGCCGCTACAATTCGCGCGAGGTCTGGGTCGAAGCCTCGCCCGACACGCCGCCCGTCGAGGGCATGCCCTTCCGCGAGCTCAACGACGGCGTCACCCCGGTGGTGATCGGCGCGAACGACTGGGCGGCGGCCTGGGCGGTGGACGATGCGGGCCGGACGCTGCTGCCCATCGGGCGCGGCTTCGCGGGCGAACAGCAGCGCGAGATCGCCTATCGCTTTGGGGTGAACCTGGTGATGCATGTGCTGTCGGGGAACTACAAATCCGACCAGGTGCACGTGCCCGCCCTTCTGGACCGGCTGGGGAACTGA
- a CDS encoding DUF2798 domain-containing protein: MTAARYAPIPFGFILSGLISRLVSGIAAGRAAGTAEGMLELWMRNRAMATPALRIVAQIAPRRAARLVRAA; the protein is encoded by the coding sequence ATGACCGCCGCCCGATACGCGCCGATCCCGTTCGGCTTCATCCTGTCGGGGCTGATATCGCGTCTCGTCTCGGGGATCGCGGCCGGCCGCGCCGCCGGCACGGCGGAGGGCATGCTCGAGCTCTGGATGCGAAACCGGGCCATGGCCACCCCCGCGCTTCGGATCGTCGCGCAAATCGCGCCGCGACGGGCGGCGCGGCTGGTGCGGGCGGCGTGA
- a CDS encoding DUF1285 domain-containing protein — translation MDEQDPVTPSAENLLAAARGQKGPPPVHLWNPPYCGEIDIVIKRDGTWIHEGTPIGRTGLVRLFASILKKEDGRHYLVTPVEKVGLQVEDAPFVAVDFEADADRIVFTTNVGDVVEAGPEHPIRVEHGADGEPSPYVEVRAGLEALIDRKSFYRLVEIGEERGGQFGLASGGAFFPIIAAEKLEG, via the coding sequence ATGGACGAACAAGATCCCGTGACCCCCTCGGCGGAGAACCTCCTCGCCGCCGCCCGCGGGCAGAAGGGCCCGCCGCCCGTCCACCTGTGGAACCCCCCCTATTGCGGCGAGATCGACATCGTCATCAAGCGCGACGGCACCTGGATTCACGAGGGCACGCCCATCGGCCGGACCGGCCTGGTGCGGCTTTTCGCCTCGATTCTGAAGAAGGAGGACGGCCGCCACTACCTCGTCACCCCGGTCGAGAAGGTCGGCCTGCAGGTCGAGGACGCGCCCTTCGTGGCCGTCGATTTCGAGGCGGATGCGGATCGGATCGTCTTCACCACCAATGTCGGCGACGTGGTCGAGGCCGGGCCGGAACACCCGATCCGGGTCGAGCACGGCGCGGATGGCGAGCCGTCGCCTTACGTCGAGGTGCGCGCCGGGCTCGAGGCGCTGATCGACCGCAAGAGCTTCTACCGCCTCGTCGAGATCGGCGAGGAGCGCGGCGGCCAGTTCGGCCTCGCCTCCGGCGGCGCCTTCTTCCCGATCATCGCCGCGGAGAAGCTGGAGGGGTAA
- a CDS encoding SDR family NAD(P)-dependent oxidoreductase: MPDHAVIIGTGPGLSASLARALARRGLGLTLAARSTDDLEDLARETAARTVAMDASDPAAMAALFADLPGPLRVAVYNPSARSKGPIDALDPEAVRRALEVTAFGAFLMGAEATRLMRGNDGRHRGTILFTGASAGVKGFPRSAPFAMGKFAQRGLAQSMARELHPEGIHVAWINIDGAIGARDDRPDRLNPDAIATAYMQLIDQPISTWTNELTLRPMAEPF, encoded by the coding sequence ATGCCCGACCACGCCGTCATCATCGGAACCGGCCCCGGCCTCTCCGCCTCGCTGGCCCGGGCGCTGGCGCGGCGCGGCCTCGGCCTGACCCTCGCCGCCCGCTCCACCGACGACCTCGAAGACCTCGCGCGCGAGACCGCCGCCCGCACCGTCGCGATGGATGCCAGCGACCCCGCCGCGATGGCGGCGCTCTTCGCCGATCTGCCCGGCCCCCTGCGGGTCGCGGTCTACAACCCCTCGGCCCGCAGCAAGGGCCCGATCGACGCGCTGGACCCGGAGGCCGTGCGCCGCGCGCTCGAGGTCACGGCCTTCGGCGCCTTCCTGATGGGGGCCGAGGCGACCCGCTTGATGCGCGGCAATGACGGACGGCATCGCGGCACGATCCTCTTCACCGGGGCCAGCGCGGGGGTGAAGGGCTTCCCGCGATCGGCGCCCTTCGCGATGGGCAAGTTCGCCCAGCGCGGCCTCGCGCAATCCATGGCGCGCGAGCTGCATCCCGAGGGAATCCATGTCGCCTGGATCAATATCGACGGCGCCATCGGCGCGCGCGACGACCGCCCCGATCGCCTGAACCCCGACGCCATCGCGACCGCCTATATGCAGCTCATCGACCAGCCGATCTCGACCTGGACGAACGAGCTGACGCTGCGCCCGATGGCCGAGCCGTTCTGA
- a CDS encoding AAA family ATPase: MADELLGEIEALGDRLGDARKAIATRIIGQEDVVSLALSAMLGGGHALLIGLPGLGKTRLVETLGTVMGLSEARIQFTPDLMPADILGSEILETGADGARAFRYVEGPIFAQLLMADEINRASPRTQSALLQAMQERVVTIAGATRPLPKPFHVLATQNPIEQEGTYPLPEAQLDRFLLKIDVAYPDRATERDIVLATTGAAEAEASRVFDAEGLIEAQAVVRRMPVGESVVEAILDLVRACRPDDADATDAVKRHVAWGPGPRAAQALMLLVRAQALLEGRLAPDASDVARLARPVLGHRMALSFAARAEGVELDAVIDEVTARVTRVEQAA; encoded by the coding sequence ATGGCCGACGAGCTTCTGGGCGAAATCGAAGCGCTGGGCGACCGCCTGGGCGATGCCCGCAAGGCCATCGCCACCCGCATCATCGGCCAGGAGGACGTGGTGTCGCTCGCGCTTTCGGCCATGCTGGGCGGCGGCCACGCGCTGCTGATCGGCCTGCCGGGGCTGGGCAAGACGCGCCTGGTCGAGACGCTGGGCACGGTGATGGGCCTGAGCGAGGCGCGCATCCAGTTCACGCCCGACCTGATGCCGGCCGATATCCTCGGCTCGGAGATCCTGGAGACGGGTGCCGACGGGGCCCGGGCCTTCCGCTATGTCGAGGGGCCGATCTTCGCGCAGCTTCTGATGGCCGACGAGATCAACCGCGCCAGCCCGCGCACGCAATCGGCGCTGCTGCAGGCCATGCAGGAGCGGGTGGTGACGATCGCCGGCGCGACGCGCCCCCTGCCCAAGCCCTTCCACGTGCTGGCCACGCAGAACCCGATCGAGCAGGAGGGCACCTACCCGCTGCCCGAGGCGCAGCTGGACCGGTTCCTTTTGAAGATCGACGTGGCCTATCCCGACCGCGCGACCGAGCGCGACATCGTGCTGGCCACCACCGGCGCCGCCGAGGCGGAGGCCAGCCGGGTCTTCGACGCCGAGGGCCTGATCGAGGCGCAGGCGGTCGTGCGCCGGATGCCGGTGGGCGAAAGCGTGGTCGAGGCGATCCTCGACCTGGTGCGCGCCTGCCGCCCCGACGATGCGGACGCGACCGATGCGGTGAAGCGCCACGTGGCTTGGGGCCCGGGCCCGCGCGCGGCGCAGGCGCTGATGCTCTTGGTGCGGGCGCAGGCGCTGCTGGAAGGGCGGCTCGCGCCCGATGCGTCGGACGTGGCGCGGCTGGCGCGGCCGGTGCTGGGCCACCGCATGGCGCTGAGCTTCGCGGCCCGCGCCGAGGGGGTCGAGCTGGACGCGGTGATCGACGAGGTCACCGCGCGGGTGACCCGGGTCGAGCAGGCCGCTTGA
- a CDS encoding VOC family protein codes for MTHAPATPIVWTEIPVTDLDAAGRFYEAVFGWTLKRESSPVNDMLVFPHDETQGVSGHLYPGTPATGATTHFVLPDTVEDAAARLRQAGGTLLDQPVVEMPFGRFAYALDPDGNSIGLFQPAAREG; via the coding sequence ATGACCCACGCCCCCGCCACGCCCATCGTCTGGACCGAGATCCCGGTCACCGATCTCGACGCCGCCGGGCGCTTCTACGAAGCCGTCTTCGGCTGGACGCTGAAGCGCGAGAGCAGCCCCGTGAACGACATGCTGGTCTTCCCCCATGACGAGACGCAGGGCGTCTCGGGCCATCTCTATCCCGGCACGCCCGCGACCGGCGCAACGACCCATTTCGTCCTGCCCGACACGGTCGAGGACGCCGCCGCCCGCCTGCGCCAGGCGGGCGGCACCCTGCTGGACCAGCCCGTGGTCGAGATGCCCTTCGGCCGCTTCGCCTATGCGCTCGATCCCGACGGCAACTCCATCGGCCTGTTCCAGCCCGCGGCGCGGGAAGGCTGA
- a CDS encoding DUF58 domain-containing protein, whose product MSDALHNPASLRARSEAVAGGLPGLLMSAERLAATILLGEHGRKRAGPGDAFWQYRPAQPGDARRAIDWRQSARGDAHFVRETEWQAAQTLMLWVDDAASMRFAVGDRPAKLRRAQTLALALAVLVIRAGERAGLAALPEPPRSGRAQLYRIGEALMEGGDVPDYGAPRPTVMPLGSRAVFLSDFLGDPAPVAEALTAAADRGVTGVLVQVLDPEEEAFPYDGRTLFESMSGAMRFETLKAGRLRDDYLARLAARRAALRDLCARTGWQFHLHHTDASPEAALLSLWSALERRR is encoded by the coding sequence TTGAGCGACGCGCTCCATAACCCGGCCTCGCTGCGCGCGCGATCCGAGGCGGTCGCGGGCGGGCTCCCGGGGCTTCTGATGTCCGCCGAGCGGCTGGCCGCCACGATCCTGCTGGGCGAGCACGGCCGCAAGCGCGCGGGGCCGGGCGACGCGTTCTGGCAATACCGCCCGGCTCAGCCCGGCGATGCCCGCCGCGCCATCGACTGGCGGCAGTCGGCGCGGGGCGACGCGCATTTCGTGCGCGAGACCGAATGGCAGGCGGCGCAGACGCTGATGCTCTGGGTCGACGATGCGGCCTCGATGCGCTTTGCCGTCGGGGACCGCCCGGCCAAGCTGCGCCGGGCGCAGACGCTGGCGCTGGCGCTGGCGGTGCTGGTGATCCGCGCCGGCGAGCGGGCGGGCCTGGCCGCCCTGCCGGAGCCGCCGCGTTCGGGGCGCGCGCAGCTCTACCGCATCGGCGAGGCGCTGATGGAGGGCGGCGACGTGCCCGATTACGGCGCGCCGCGCCCCACGGTGATGCCGCTGGGCAGCCGCGCGGTGTTCCTGTCGGATTTCCTGGGCGACCCCGCGCCGGTGGCCGAGGCGCTGACCGCCGCCGCCGATCGCGGCGTGACGGGCGTGCTGGTGCAGGTGCTGGACCCCGAGGAGGAAGCCTTCCCTTATGACGGCCGCACCCTGTTCGAGAGCATGTCGGGCGCGATGCGCTTCGAGACGCTGAAAGCGGGGCGGCTGCGCGACGATTACCTGGCGCGGCTGGCGGCGCGGCGGGCGGCGCTGCGCGACCTGTGTGCGCGGACCGGCTGGCAGTTCCACCTGCATCACACCGATGCCTCGCCCGAGGCGGCGCTGCTGTCGCTGTGGTCCGCGCTGGAGCGGCGGCGGTGA